One Priestia megaterium DNA segment encodes these proteins:
- a CDS encoding amino acid--[acyl-carrier-protein] ligase, giving the protein MSTNVLTNTFLTELLEKGHLISTGVKGVYGKGKEMNLLLKNIEDFISGYGRTEDTEIMMFPPIMNQEDIQKAEYLKSFPHLLGNVQSFQGNENDHKQMITTLDKGKDWSKHFSNSGVVMTPAACYPVYSQLAKTKVPLGGRTIEVASFCYRHEPSNEPTRMQSFRMLEFIKVGSSDEVKVWRKEWLEKAQALLDLLQVNYEVVIANDPFFGSGGRLLKINQNHLELKYEITIPINDEEAPTAVISSNYHQDHFAKKHQILTETEDMAHTSCIGFGIERLGLALLKHHGLDTKEWPANLKTLLNL; this is encoded by the coding sequence ATGAGTACAAATGTTTTAACAAATACTTTCTTAACAGAGTTATTAGAAAAAGGGCATTTAATTTCTACAGGGGTAAAAGGAGTATACGGTAAAGGAAAAGAGATGAACCTTCTCCTAAAAAATATAGAGGATTTTATATCTGGGTATGGACGGACAGAGGATACTGAAATCATGATGTTCCCACCAATTATGAATCAGGAAGATATTCAAAAAGCAGAATACCTTAAGTCTTTTCCTCACCTTTTAGGCAATGTACAATCCTTTCAAGGTAATGAGAATGACCACAAACAAATGATTACTACACTTGATAAGGGGAAGGATTGGAGTAAGCATTTTTCTAACAGTGGGGTAGTGATGACGCCTGCGGCTTGTTATCCCGTATATTCTCAATTAGCAAAAACAAAGGTTCCTTTAGGTGGAAGAACAATAGAAGTAGCCTCTTTTTGCTACCGTCATGAACCGTCTAATGAACCTACAAGAATGCAATCCTTTAGAATGTTAGAGTTTATTAAAGTAGGATCTAGCGATGAAGTGAAAGTTTGGCGTAAGGAATGGCTAGAAAAGGCACAAGCACTATTAGATCTCTTACAAGTCAACTATGAAGTTGTGATTGCTAATGATCCTTTTTTTGGCAGTGGAGGAAGGCTACTTAAGATTAATCAAAATCATCTGGAATTAAAATATGAAATCACTATTCCAATAAATGATGAGGAAGCGCCTACTGCAGTAATATCTTCTAACTATCATCAAGACCATTTTGCTAAAAAACATCAGATTTTAACTGAGACTGAAGATATGGCTCATACTTCATGTATAGGTTTTGGAATTGAAAGGCTAGGTTTAGCACTATTAAAACATCATGGTTTAGATACGAAAGAATGGCCAGCTAATTTGAAAACGTTACTAAATTTATAA
- a CDS encoding response regulator transcription factor: MINILIVDDHPAVAQGTKFILEQNGKVKAHIINDPFEVLENISENEYDIVILDLHMPGLNGIDLAKLINQKSKAKIIIYTGYDVENYFNLLIESGVIGFVSKASSANGLINAVNGALNDEAVIPVTLLRQLRRTSLKIQGDQMNIDVTINEEEQTILIEIEKGSTNREISQKLHVSQRTIEHRLTSIFQKLNVNSRVQAVLKAKELGLIPSNKTINL, from the coding sequence ATGATTAATATTTTGATTGTTGACGACCATCCAGCAGTAGCACAAGGTACAAAGTTTATTTTAGAGCAAAATGGAAAAGTCAAAGCTCATATAATTAATGATCCATTTGAAGTCTTGGAAAATATAAGTGAAAATGAATATGATATCGTCATATTAGATCTCCATATGCCGGGATTAAATGGCATTGATTTAGCAAAATTAATTAATCAAAAGTCAAAGGCAAAGATAATTATATATACAGGTTACGACGTAGAAAATTATTTTAATTTATTAATTGAATCAGGAGTAATAGGGTTTGTGAGTAAAGCATCTTCCGCGAACGGCTTAATAAATGCTGTAAATGGTGCATTAAATGATGAAGCAGTTATCCCTGTTACTTTGTTAAGACAGCTTAGGAGAACCTCTTTAAAAATTCAAGGAGATCAAATGAACATCGACGTAACTATAAATGAAGAAGAACAAACTATACTAATAGAAATCGAAAAAGGTTCGACAAATAGGGAAATATCTCAAAAGTTACATGTTAGCCAAAGAACAATTGAGCATAGGCTAACAAGTATATTTCAAAAACTCAATGTTAATTCTCGGGTTCAAGCAGTTCTAAAAGCTAAAGAACTAGGCCTAATCCCTAGTAATAAAACAATAAACTTATAA
- a CDS encoding acyl-CoA dehydrogenase family protein encodes MLLQKNSKAYVLENLEEITKVMGQFADEVDKECRFPIEAINKMKEYHLLGAYIPTDFGGLGCSIEELVQIAKLLGKYCASSAMIWAMHQIQLICLVHHHEENEAVKKYLTKAADYQYLIASITSEVGTGGDISRSICGIEWKEEYSKLSKKASVISYGKYADAYLVTARKGINASETDQLLVLCERTNIISEQTTEWDTLGMRGTCSPGFNIEAIFPNDFVLNLPFKDIAIQSMVPVTHILWAAVWYGVAEAALEKARNMHKRNYKQHLKAGLATSTNYDLVDLQNKLSLFKNNLQIHTHKYQEISKNLDSKSNELYEIDYSLEINTLKITSSEIALEIVQKSLFICGILGYLNNTPSSLGRSIRDIMSSIVMINNDRLYATNSSLLLLLK; translated from the coding sequence ATGCTTCTTCAAAAAAACAGTAAAGCTTATGTGTTGGAAAACTTAGAAGAAATCACTAAGGTGATGGGGCAATTTGCCGATGAGGTTGATAAAGAATGCAGATTTCCTATTGAAGCAATAAATAAAATGAAGGAGTATCATTTATTAGGAGCCTATATTCCTACAGATTTTGGTGGATTAGGTTGCTCAATTGAAGAGTTGGTTCAGATTGCAAAGTTACTTGGCAAGTATTGTGCCTCATCTGCGATGATTTGGGCTATGCATCAAATTCAGTTAATTTGTCTTGTACACCATCATGAAGAAAATGAGGCAGTAAAAAAGTACCTTACCAAGGCAGCCGATTATCAATATCTTATTGCTTCCATAACTTCAGAAGTCGGCACAGGGGGAGACATTAGTAGAAGTATCTGTGGAATTGAATGGAAGGAAGAGTATTCTAAGTTATCTAAGAAAGCTTCCGTTATCTCTTATGGTAAATACGCTGATGCTTATTTAGTTACAGCAAGAAAAGGAATAAATGCTAGTGAAACAGATCAACTACTTGTTTTGTGTGAACGGACAAATATAATTTCTGAACAAACAACGGAATGGGATACGCTGGGAATGAGAGGAACATGTAGTCCTGGATTCAATATTGAGGCTATCTTTCCTAATGATTTTGTACTTAACTTGCCATTTAAAGATATAGCAATACAATCTATGGTACCTGTTACACATATTTTATGGGCTGCTGTTTGGTATGGAGTTGCGGAAGCTGCTTTAGAAAAAGCACGAAATATGCATAAAAGAAACTATAAGCAACACTTAAAAGCCGGGCTTGCTACTTCCACTAATTATGACCTAGTTGACTTGCAAAATAAGTTGTCACTTTTTAAAAACAACTTGCAAATTCATACACATAAATACCAAGAAATAAGCAAAAATTTAGACAGTAAATCTAATGAATTATATGAGATAGACTATTCTTTAGAAATAAACACCTTAAAGATTACTTCTTCAGAGATAGCTTTGGAAATTGTACAAAAATCTTTATTTATTTGCGGAATTTTAGGTTACTTAAATAATACTCCTTCAAGTTTAGGAAGAAGTATTAGGGATATTATGTCTTCGATTGTGATGATAAATAATGATCGTTTATATGCCACGAACTCATCTTTATTATTATTATTAAAATAG
- the acpS gene encoding holo-ACP synthase gives MGTDIIEINKIKESVNAFGDKYLKKIFTTKEIQYCMKYKKNYAQHLAARFAAKEAVIKILEPLNEVIHFKDIEIVRYSNGSCKVELHGNAKKLAMERNINYTSVSLSHEEKYAIAMVLVSTYKKE, from the coding sequence ATTGGCACAGATATTATTGAAATTAATAAAATTAAGGAATCAGTAAATGCTTTCGGTGATAAGTACTTAAAAAAAATATTTACAACTAAAGAAATCCAATACTGTATGAAATACAAAAAAAACTATGCTCAGCATCTAGCTGCTAGATTTGCTGCGAAAGAGGCAGTAATTAAAATTTTAGAGCCTCTAAATGAAGTTATTCACTTCAAAGATATAGAAATAGTAAGGTATTCCAACGGTTCATGTAAGGTTGAGCTTCATGGAAATGCAAAAAAATTAGCCATGGAGAGAAATATAAATTATACATCAGTTAGTCTAAGTCATGAAGAGAAATATGCAATAGCTATGGTTTTAGTAAGTACATATAAAAAGGAGTAA
- a CDS encoding thioesterase II family protein, with product MHNYFECHNYNPNSTISLFCFPHAGGGADIYYDWSNFIRPEINIYILNLPGRGKKYLEKPFEEFNVLLDNLLIDIEDLLDKPFIIFGHSMGALIGFELSRRIFEMYNKKPEHLYVSSYPSPEIINNNLVENNISDDELITKLKELNGTPKEIFQHKRFLKLLLPVIRADFKLLNSYSYKELAPLSCPITSIIGSHDNISVELAKEWYKHSVAVFSLQIFRGDHFYLNNFEAKKKIGKLIEKDFMKINN from the coding sequence ATGCATAATTATTTTGAATGTCACAACTATAATCCTAATTCAACTATCTCTTTATTTTGTTTTCCCCATGCTGGAGGTGGGGCGGATATCTATTACGATTGGTCAAATTTTATAAGACCTGAAATAAATATCTACATCCTCAACTTGCCTGGAAGAGGGAAAAAATATTTAGAAAAGCCTTTTGAAGAATTTAACGTATTATTAGATAATCTGCTTATAGACATAGAAGATTTGCTTGATAAACCTTTTATTATTTTTGGTCATAGTATGGGTGCGCTTATAGGTTTTGAACTAAGCAGACGTATATTTGAAATGTATAATAAGAAACCTGAACATTTGTATGTTTCTAGCTATCCATCACCCGAAATTATCAATAATAATTTAGTAGAAAATAATATTTCTGATGATGAATTAATCACCAAGTTAAAGGAGCTAAATGGTACCCCAAAAGAAATATTTCAACATAAAAGATTTTTAAAACTACTATTACCAGTTATAAGAGCTGATTTTAAACTATTAAACTCGTATAGTTATAAAGAGCTAGCTCCTCTTTCTTGTCCTATTACTAGTATTATAGGTAGCCATGACAACATAAGTGTTGAGTTAGCAAAGGAGTGGTATAAACACTCGGTAGCAGTATTCTCTTTGCAAATATTTAGAGGGGATCATTTTTACCTTAACAATTTCGAGGCAAAGAAAAAGATTGGGAAATTAATCGAAAAGGATTTTATGAAAATTAATAATTGA
- a CDS encoding sensor histidine kinase, with protein sequence MEKRHYVLIITCLIYSLIFTYFGKIIINQPYIGVELNKKEGVLFVEKIYANSWGEQYLKKGDIIVTKHYKGLDNLEGMKNLTIYRGKEILNFKVSYHKLPDQILFQIVIPFIFLFICLTFSIILLLRGKWNKPKMYTICFFLVVSLGYLSASGSSREDFISRFISGLCLSIVPYLLVHLLYQYFKKSDIKALTTVSLYLAYTLCLFIGILEFFPLTSSFKNYISSIQLFIFGIGTFYLITIIFSYYNKLKSLKDGPIIRIILISLMVSFLPIILFYILPIVIFHHTLLSAEIAISSMMVLPFSLFYLNFKSVYFDVDFLIQRIKYYSLASILFVLIILLFSINVKNNFTSLFLFGLLLLVCFNILLFFYGNLQLIFNKNSKFNYQDSLYNFTRKSKKILSFQDLIYFIEKEVKVGLRIPQIVPFKLSKENGTCTDLTLDCKYINILYNNVLDLEKNKKLFDKVIDVHNELYLVLGEENNEFVVLYIDRSHTKVKLNIQEKKWLNTLMYYANIIFENLKKVDALLLEIENLKRDKTYYPYWMAQLFCRISEKERANLANDIHDNILQDQLLLYRKFEEIANDKNLVSNLTQSDITFFREMILDNIYLIRETCNHLKPAFLKELGIVEALKNLIDKIQLHSNFEIEYYFDELECLDDETSINLYRIIQELLNNAIKHSEATKVIITLQRQEPMVCLNYRDNGIGFNNENKNKVNKTIGLSSIKERAHALKGSVTFTSTPKKGLQVSVSFSLDNLPEIGVTV encoded by the coding sequence ATGGAAAAAAGACACTATGTTTTGATAATAACATGTTTGATATATTCACTGATATTTACTTACTTTGGAAAAATAATTATAAATCAACCTTATATAGGAGTTGAACTTAATAAAAAAGAAGGAGTTTTGTTCGTTGAAAAAATATATGCAAATAGTTGGGGGGAACAATACTTAAAAAAGGGTGATATCATTGTTACTAAACATTATAAGGGTTTAGATAATCTTGAAGGTATGAAGAATTTAACAATTTATAGAGGTAAGGAAATTTTAAATTTTAAAGTTAGTTACCATAAGCTTCCTGATCAAATTCTTTTTCAAATAGTCATTCCTTTTATTTTCTTATTTATTTGTTTAACATTTAGTATCATCTTGCTTCTACGAGGAAAATGGAATAAACCTAAAATGTATACAATTTGTTTCTTTCTAGTGGTATCTTTAGGCTACTTAAGTGCTAGTGGTTCGTCTAGAGAGGATTTTATTTCACGATTTATTAGTGGTCTTTGTTTATCGATCGTACCATACTTGTTAGTTCATCTTTTGTATCAGTATTTTAAAAAATCAGATATTAAAGCTTTGACTACTGTTAGCTTATATTTAGCATATACATTATGTTTATTCATAGGCATTTTAGAATTCTTTCCTTTGACGTCATCATTTAAAAATTACATATCTTCAATACAGTTATTTATTTTTGGTATTGGAACTTTTTATTTAATTACTATTATTTTTAGTTACTATAATAAATTAAAAAGCCTGAAAGATGGGCCAATTATTCGTATAATTTTAATTAGTCTTATGGTATCTTTTTTACCCATTATTTTATTTTATATTTTACCAATTGTGATTTTTCATCATACGCTCTTGAGTGCAGAAATAGCTATTTCTTCAATGATGGTATTGCCTTTTTCCCTATTTTATCTGAATTTTAAAAGTGTTTACTTTGACGTGGACTTCTTGATACAAAGAATAAAATATTATTCTTTAGCATCTATATTATTTGTTTTAATAATTTTACTATTTAGCATCAATGTCAAAAATAATTTTACTTCCCTGTTTTTATTTGGATTGCTATTACTTGTATGTTTTAATATTCTATTGTTTTTTTATGGGAACTTGCAGCTTATTTTTAATAAAAACAGTAAATTTAATTACCAAGATAGTTTGTACAATTTCACCAGAAAATCTAAAAAAATATTAAGTTTTCAAGATTTAATTTATTTTATTGAAAAAGAAGTTAAAGTTGGATTGAGAATACCTCAGATTGTTCCTTTTAAATTAAGCAAAGAAAATGGGACTTGCACTGACTTAACTTTGGACTGTAAATACATAAATATTCTCTATAATAATGTGTTAGATTTAGAAAAAAACAAAAAACTCTTTGATAAAGTTATAGATGTACATAATGAATTGTATTTAGTTCTTGGTGAAGAGAATAATGAATTTGTTGTCTTATACATTGATCGCTCTCATACAAAAGTAAAACTTAATATTCAAGAAAAAAAATGGCTTAATACCCTTATGTATTATGCTAATATTATTTTTGAAAATCTAAAGAAAGTAGATGCCTTACTTTTAGAAATTGAGAATTTAAAAAGAGACAAAACTTATTACCCCTACTGGATGGCGCAATTGTTTTGTCGGATTTCCGAAAAAGAACGTGCAAATTTAGCTAATGATATTCATGATAATATCTTACAGGATCAATTATTGTTGTATAGAAAATTTGAAGAAATAGCAAATGATAAAAATTTGGTCAGCAATTTAACCCAATCAGATATTACATTTTTTAGAGAAATGATCCTAGATAATATTTACTTAATCCGAGAAACTTGTAACCATTTAAAGCCTGCTTTTTTAAAGGAATTAGGGATTGTAGAAGCTTTAAAAAATTTGATTGATAAGATTCAATTGCACTCCAATTTCGAAATTGAATATTACTTTGATGAATTAGAGTGTTTAGATGACGAAACCTCTATAAATTTGTATCGAATTATTCAAGAGTTACTAAATAATGCTATTAAGCATTCTGAAGCCACTAAGGTTATTATAACCCTACAGCGCCAGGAACCAATGGTCTGTCTAAACTACAGGGATAATGGGATAGGGTTTAATAACGAAAATAAAAATAAGGTAAATAAAACTATAGGATTATCCAGTATTAAAGAAAGAGCACATGCTTTAAAAGGCAGCGTTACTTTTACTTCGACCCCTAAAAAAGGTTTACAAGTTTCAGTTTCATTCAGTCTAGATAACCTTCCCGAGATAGGAGTAACTGTATGA
- the alaP gene encoding alanine permease AlaP — MENENNIKQLHRGLEERHITLMSLGAAIGVGLFLGSASAIKLAGPGILLAYCFSGLVMFFIMRALGEMAIQNPVAGSFSKYAREYVSPFVGYLTGWNYWFLWILTCMAEITAVGIYMEYWFPDIPRWIWALSALIIMTLVNFIAVKAYGELEFWFALIKVVTIILMILVGVGMILVGLGNGGIATGIQNLWNHGGFFPNGIEGVLMSLQMVMFAYLGIEMIGVTAGEVKNPQKSLSKAIDAVFWRILIFYVGALFVIMSIYPWTEIGTKGSPFVLTFDKIGIPGAAGIINFVVLTAALSSCNSGIFSTGRMLFNLAQHGEASNKYKYLTKSGVPGKAVLASACILLIGVLLNYIVPAKVFTWVTSIATFGAIWTWAIILIAQIRYRRGLNAEQVKLLKYKLPLFPYTSYISLTFLFVVVVLMAYFPDTRVALIVGPIWFGFLIVLYYIKGFHKKNKTKVEIDQHVS; from the coding sequence ATGGAAAATGAGAATAATATAAAACAATTACATAGGGGATTAGAAGAAAGACATATTACGCTAATGTCTTTAGGTGCGGCGATTGGGGTAGGCTTATTTCTAGGCTCTGCTTCGGCTATTAAATTAGCTGGACCTGGGATTTTGTTAGCATATTGTTTTAGTGGATTAGTAATGTTTTTTATTATGAGGGCACTTGGGGAGATGGCAATTCAAAATCCAGTGGCCGGTTCGTTTAGTAAATATGCTCGTGAATATGTGAGTCCATTTGTTGGTTATTTAACAGGTTGGAATTATTGGTTCTTATGGATCCTTACATGTATGGCCGAAATTACAGCAGTAGGCATTTACATGGAATATTGGTTTCCAGATATCCCCCGTTGGATATGGGCCCTCAGCGCTTTAATTATTATGACATTAGTAAATTTTATAGCTGTTAAGGCTTATGGAGAGTTAGAGTTTTGGTTTGCATTAATCAAGGTCGTTACTATTATATTAATGATTTTAGTGGGTGTTGGAATGATTTTAGTAGGTCTTGGGAATGGTGGCATTGCTACTGGTATTCAGAACCTATGGAATCATGGAGGCTTTTTCCCGAACGGGATAGAAGGAGTATTAATGTCTCTCCAAATGGTAATGTTTGCTTATCTAGGAATTGAAATGATCGGAGTTACGGCTGGAGAAGTAAAAAATCCTCAAAAATCTTTATCTAAAGCTATAGACGCCGTGTTTTGGAGAATTCTTATTTTCTATGTGGGTGCTTTATTCGTTATTATGTCTATCTATCCTTGGACAGAGATCGGTACAAAAGGGAGCCCCTTTGTATTGACATTTGATAAAATTGGTATTCCAGGAGCAGCCGGTATTATCAATTTTGTTGTATTAACTGCAGCTTTATCGTCTTGTAATAGTGGAATTTTTAGTACAGGACGAATGCTATTTAATTTAGCTCAACATGGGGAGGCATCCAATAAATATAAGTACCTTACAAAGAGTGGAGTACCTGGAAAGGCAGTTTTAGCTTCTGCTTGTATCCTACTAATTGGTGTTCTTTTAAACTATATTGTTCCAGCTAAAGTATTTACTTGGGTAACAAGTATCGCAACTTTTGGCGCGATTTGGACATGGGCAATTATTTTAATAGCACAAATCAGATATCGCCGAGGTTTAAATGCAGAGCAAGTTAAGTTACTAAAGTACAAGTTGCCTTTATTTCCTTACACCTCATATATATCTTTAACTTTTTTATTTGTAGTAGTAGTTCTCATGGCTTACTTCCCTGATACAAGAGTTGCTTTAATTGTTGGTCCAATTTGGTTTGGGTTTTTAATAGTACTTTATTATATAAAAGGATTTCATAAAAAAAATAAAACTAAAGTTGAAATAGATCAACACGTTAGTTAA
- a CDS encoding acyl carrier protein — translation MKEKIIKILDKYGRLVIETKDLKDNTDLYEVGLSSHASVNILLSLENEFDIEFPDDVLNKKMFSSINNLIEAVESVTAVK, via the coding sequence ATGAAAGAAAAAATCATAAAAATATTAGATAAATACGGAAGATTAGTAATTGAGACTAAAGATTTAAAAGATAATACGGATTTATATGAGGTTGGGTTATCATCTCACGCTAGTGTAAATATATTACTTTCATTAGAAAATGAATTTGATATTGAGTTTCCTGATGACGTTTTAAACAAGAAAATGTTTTCTTCAATTAATAATTTAATAGAAGCTGTTGAATCAGTTACTGCAGTTAAATAG
- a CDS encoding ATP-grasp domain-containing protein, producing the protein MHKDQFCVIVDAYSTGNQLYNHFNQYGYTVIHVQSSKEISPIFEPSFRRKDFTINIIHNGNLKETVAIIRKYEPSFIVPGAETGVELANEIAKELNLKRNDDDKVHARRNKYLMNEIIREKGLPTVEQIKTGDLIKAKEWAVRLNKWPLVVKPLHSAASDGVNFCHNKEGLDHAFNELVNKRNSLGILNDEILVQRYLDGQHYVVNAITYEGKHFITDIWTQEFHKGAGVTVIYDSISLVPYNDVKHAEIVRYVKSTIDALGVKYGPTHTELRLTEEGPRLIEVNCRTMGLSLKEEIISEALSYSYSSLTADCYANPEKIVNLVSKNKMYKINNYISLVFLITSQEGIIDDIPGLKFLESLPSFGDVQLNVKKDDELKKTINVETHPGFILFTSDSPTQIESDYRKLRDLENKNLFFKTKELVLN; encoded by the coding sequence ATGCATAAAGATCAATTTTGTGTCATTGTAGATGCTTATTCAACAGGTAATCAGTTATATAACCATTTTAATCAGTATGGCTATACTGTAATACACGTACAAAGTTCCAAAGAAATATCTCCAATATTTGAACCTTCATTTAGAAGAAAAGATTTTACTATCAATATTATTCATAATGGTAATTTAAAGGAAACTGTAGCAATTATTAGAAAATATGAACCTAGTTTTATTGTACCTGGGGCAGAAACTGGTGTAGAACTAGCTAATGAGATAGCTAAAGAATTAAATCTTAAACGTAATGATGATGATAAAGTACATGCTCGACGAAATAAATATTTAATGAATGAGATCATTAGAGAGAAAGGATTACCTACTGTAGAACAAATTAAAACAGGAGACTTAATCAAAGCAAAAGAGTGGGCAGTAAGACTAAATAAATGGCCATTAGTAGTAAAGCCCCTACATAGTGCTGCTTCAGATGGTGTTAATTTTTGCCACAACAAGGAAGGTTTAGATCATGCATTCAATGAATTAGTGAATAAAAGAAATTCCTTAGGAATCCTTAATGATGAAATCCTTGTTCAACGCTATTTAGACGGGCAGCACTATGTAGTGAATGCAATTACTTACGAAGGAAAGCATTTTATTACTGATATTTGGACTCAAGAATTTCATAAAGGAGCAGGTGTAACAGTTATTTACGATAGCATTAGTTTGGTTCCTTATAATGATGTTAAACATGCAGAAATCGTAAGGTATGTAAAATCGACTATCGATGCTTTAGGAGTCAAATATGGGCCTACTCATACTGAATTAAGACTAACTGAAGAGGGCCCTCGTTTAATAGAAGTTAATTGTAGAACAATGGGACTTTCCTTAAAAGAGGAGATAATCTCTGAAGCTTTATCTTATAGTTATAGCTCCCTTACCGCAGATTGCTATGCTAATCCCGAAAAAATAGTCAATTTAGTGTCAAAGAACAAAATGTACAAGATTAACAACTATATATCTTTAGTTTTTCTTATTACAAGTCAAGAAGGGATTATTGATGATATTCCTGGGCTTAAATTTTTAGAGTCACTGCCCTCCTTTGGAGATGTTCAACTAAATGTAAAAAAAGACGATGAATTAAAGAAAACTATAAATGTAGAAACTCACCCTGGTTTTATCCTTTTTACTAGTGACTCTCCAACTCAAATTGAGTCGGACTATAGAAAGTTACGAGATTTAGAAAATAAAAACTTGTTTTTTAAAACAAAGGAGCTAGTTCTAAATTAA
- a CDS encoding DMT family transporter has protein sequence MNKYMLIGTVALISSALLTSINQVLYAKWVQNMNPFVYSFLSFSLTLLFFLIITCIVSLKNKQNKDKTKENKKNEISYILILNTITAIIFICFYYANKFIEPAIVSSIEIGIGPIIALSIGLLLKNIKLLKVDVAVCIGILLGTCILVWASITGASGVNVQITNTLNGLITSFIAGIGMVLATLYSKKLSELGWTTFKILAHRFYMLVPLSFILVLNQNFDDIIQVFLNNWLLITIFTFLGLVIPLYLIQVGIKHCNPLFVAVTMSCGPVFTFLFQLIDPRVEWSWTSLSGIVIICLFVVLKVLYQKQGLKVESVEGETIKHA, from the coding sequence ATGAATAAATATATGTTAATCGGTACCGTTGCTCTCATATCATCTGCTTTACTTACTTCTATTAATCAAGTGCTTTACGCAAAATGGGTTCAGAATATGAACCCATTTGTATATAGTTTTTTGAGTTTTTCCTTAACTTTATTATTTTTCTTGATTATCACTTGTATAGTATCTCTTAAAAACAAACAAAATAAGGATAAGACTAAAGAGAATAAGAAAAATGAGATAAGTTATATATTAATTCTTAATACTATTACCGCAATAATTTTTATATGTTTTTACTATGCTAATAAATTTATAGAGCCAGCCATTGTAAGTTCTATAGAGATTGGTATAGGTCCCATAATTGCTCTTAGTATAGGATTACTATTAAAAAATATAAAATTATTGAAAGTAGATGTGGCAGTATGTATAGGTATTTTATTAGGAACCTGCATATTAGTGTGGGCATCCATAACAGGAGCATCAGGAGTAAATGTACAAATAACTAATACTTTAAACGGTTTAATAACTTCTTTTATTGCTGGAATTGGTATGGTCCTAGCTACACTCTACTCAAAAAAACTTAGCGAATTGGGGTGGACGACATTTAAAATTTTAGCTCATCGCTTTTATATGCTTGTTCCACTATCATTCATCCTCGTTTTAAATCAAAACTTTGATGATATTATTCAAGTATTTTTAAATAATTGGTTATTAATTACCATATTTACTTTTTTAGGGCTTGTTATTCCTTTATATCTCATTCAAGTAGGGATAAAACATTGCAACCCTTTATTTGTTGCAGTAACAATGTCCTGTGGACCTGTTTTTACTTTCTTATTTCAATTGATTGACCCGCGAGTGGAGTGGTCTTGGACATCATTGTCTGGAATCGTAATCATATGTTTATTTGTAGTACTAAAAGTTTTATATCAAAAGCAAGGGTTAAAAGTAGAGAGTGTGGAAGGAGAAACAATAAAACATGCATAA